Proteins co-encoded in one Leptospira yasudae genomic window:
- a CDS encoding glycosyltransferase family 2 protein, with translation MGKSIPAKKKKAQKKTEAPSAPTGKKLSVAIITYNEERNIGDCIRSCLDIADEIVVLDSISTDSTETISKSFPSVRFYKQKFKGHIEQKNDAIALCKYDWILSLDADERVSPELKNSILTFKQKPDDGDLNGLQISRLTFHMGRFIRYGGWYPQYRYRIFRKGQAVWVGENPHDYISIEGNGSKIHGDIIHYSFMDLAHQVNTINQFSSIVAYTRQRKGKKFSVLRTIYKPFSKFVETYFFKFGFLDGFPGWVIAVSSAYSTFLKDAKQYELQKGITERPSNVKSSYGK, from the coding sequence ATGGGAAAATCAATTCCAGCAAAGAAAAAGAAAGCACAAAAAAAAACGGAAGCTCCTTCCGCTCCGACGGGAAAAAAACTTTCGGTAGCCATCATCACTTACAACGAAGAACGCAACATCGGAGATTGTATCCGTTCCTGTCTCGACATAGCCGATGAGATCGTCGTCTTAGATTCGATCAGCACGGACTCCACCGAAACGATTTCCAAGTCCTTTCCTTCCGTCCGGTTTTACAAACAAAAGTTCAAAGGACATATCGAGCAGAAGAACGACGCGATCGCTCTTTGCAAATACGACTGGATTCTTTCTTTGGACGCGGACGAACGCGTTTCACCGGAACTGAAGAATTCGATTCTTACTTTCAAACAAAAACCGGACGACGGTGATCTGAACGGGCTTCAGATTTCCCGTCTGACCTTTCATATGGGAAGATTTATCCGTTACGGCGGTTGGTATCCTCAGTATCGATATCGCATCTTCCGCAAAGGTCAGGCCGTTTGGGTCGGCGAAAATCCTCACGATTATATCAGCATAGAAGGAAACGGAAGCAAGATTCACGGCGACATCATTCATTACAGTTTTATGGATCTCGCCCATCAAGTGAACACGATCAATCAGTTCTCCTCGATCGTAGCCTACACGAGACAAAGAAAGGGAAAGAAGTTTTCCGTTCTCCGAACGATCTACAAACCCTTTTCCAAGTTTGTGGAAACGTATTTTTTCAAGTTCGGATTTTTGGACGGGTTTCCCGGTTGGGTTATCGCGGTTTCCTCGGCGTATTCCACATTCTTAAAGGACGCGAAACAGTACGAACTTCAGAAAGGGATCACGGAACGGCCCTCCAACGTAAAATCAAGTTATGGCAAGTAA
- a CDS encoding LBBP_01157 family protein, translating into MASKSFFAKLLSFFRRKKRKKGSGEEETPPVRESYGYKRELAELREKADRFFVTRKKTGGLVHETKYYKLLKNGPKLFRLEGKEKSGREYSLVVSTGNFLSLQGEKISGVVVIPEAELNRILSYEHSDLKSVFSRFQPEGIDEDLKILYGESASSQETWKDFYNWEPFWKQQIFIRLKPSIVSVLLVYMGPEFEQFFQSNSTKRLKSIVSDELYFLNVSGNQKENSPYTENLSLQDFEKAKKEFFQVLEQIRKKRGSN; encoded by the coding sequence ATGGCAAGTAAGTCGTTTTTCGCAAAACTCCTTTCCTTTTTTCGAAGAAAGAAACGGAAGAAAGGCTCCGGAGAAGAAGAAACCCCTCCGGTTCGAGAAAGTTACGGTTACAAACGAGAACTCGCCGAGTTGCGGGAAAAGGCGGATCGTTTTTTCGTAACCCGAAAGAAAACCGGCGGTCTCGTTCACGAAACGAAATATTATAAACTTCTAAAGAACGGTCCGAAACTTTTCCGTCTCGAAGGAAAGGAAAAATCCGGAAGGGAATATTCCCTCGTCGTTTCGACCGGAAATTTTCTGAGCCTGCAAGGGGAAAAGATTTCCGGAGTCGTTGTGATTCCAGAAGCGGAGTTGAACCGAATTCTTTCCTACGAACATTCCGACTTAAAAAGCGTATTCTCCCGATTTCAACCCGAAGGAATCGACGAGGATCTGAAAATTTTATACGGAGAATCCGCTTCTTCCCAAGAAACGTGGAAGGACTTTTACAACTGGGAACCGTTTTGGAAGCAGCAGATTTTTATTCGTCTGAAACCGAGTATCGTGAGCGTGCTTCTTGTGTATATGGGGCCGGAGTTCGAACAGTTTTTTCAGTCTAACTCTACAAAAAGGCTCAAGAGCATCGTATCGGACGAACTTTATTTTTTAAACGTGAGCGGAAATCAAAAGGAGAATTCTCCGTATACGGAAAATCTTTCCTTACAGGATTTCGAAAAAGCAAAGAAGGAATTTTTTCAAGTACTCGAACAGATCCGTAAAAAAAGAGGAAGCAATTAG
- the gmhA gene encoding D-sedoheptulose 7-phosphate isomerase: MDIKEIALGQIRDSVATKQKLIDTILDDITKAGEIVSKVLQTGNTVFLCGNGGSSCDASHIAAELVVRYKSGNERKALPALSLSADSAVLTACSNDYGYEDVFARQIEAFGKKGDLLIGLSTSGNSKNVLLALEKAKTRGVKTISLLGGDGGKMKNLSDLDVIVPSNVTARIQESHILIGHILCSIVEYNLFKME, from the coding sequence ATGGATATTAAGGAAATCGCTCTCGGGCAGATCCGGGATTCCGTAGCCACCAAACAGAAATTAATCGATACGATTTTGGACGATATTACCAAGGCGGGAGAAATCGTTTCCAAGGTTTTACAAACGGGAAACACCGTCTTTCTCTGCGGAAACGGAGGTTCTTCCTGCGACGCGTCGCATATCGCGGCGGAACTCGTGGTTCGATACAAATCCGGAAACGAAAGAAAGGCTTTGCCGGCTCTTTCCCTTTCCGCGGATTCAGCGGTGTTGACCGCTTGTTCGAACGACTACGGATACGAAGACGTATTCGCGAGACAGATCGAAGCTTTCGGAAAAAAAGGCGATCTGCTCATCGGACTTTCCACGAGCGGAAATTCCAAAAACGTTTTGCTCGCGTTGGAAAAGGCGAAAACGAGGGGAGTGAAAACCATATCGTTGTTAGGCGGGGACGGCGGAAAGATGAAGAATCTTTCCGATCTGGACGTGATCGTTCCGAGCAACGTGACCGCGAGAATCCAGGAATCCCATATTTTAATCGGACATATCCTGTGCAGCATCGTGGAATACAATCTGTTCAAGATGGAATGA
- a CDS encoding ATP-binding cassette domain-containing protein, translating to MTSPVIEISNLKVSTPGHHILKGIDFTLKSGEVHCIVGESGSGKSTFASCLLGMTEKELFQRSDRFSLLGQDARYLTEREWRILRGKKIALVPQNPIWGFHPYRKTGSQMIEAFSLTNPSVAHKKKILPLLDSIQIHDPEKAFESLPGHLSGGERQRILILLAVYSGAQIVVADEPTAALDSISEVEVLKLLLKFRKEKGLSLIFITHEISIVRAIADTISILYQGEWAEVLTRPQSGEWKLRSAYGKKLFEQGS from the coding sequence GTGACTTCTCCCGTAATTGAAATTTCCAATCTGAAGGTTTCGACGCCGGGCCATCATATTCTCAAAGGAATCGATTTCACTTTAAAATCGGGAGAGGTTCATTGCATCGTCGGCGAATCCGGAAGCGGTAAGTCTACGTTCGCATCCTGTCTTTTGGGAATGACGGAAAAGGAACTCTTTCAAAGGTCCGATCGTTTTTCGTTGTTAGGTCAGGACGCGCGGTATCTCACCGAGCGGGAATGGCGGATTCTCCGTGGAAAAAAAATCGCTCTGGTTCCGCAGAATCCGATCTGGGGATTTCATCCGTATCGAAAGACCGGTTCGCAGATGATCGAAGCGTTTTCTCTGACCAATCCTTCCGTCGCTCATAAGAAGAAAATTTTACCTCTCCTCGACTCGATCCAGATTCACGATCCTGAAAAAGCCTTTGAATCTCTGCCCGGTCATCTTTCCGGAGGAGAAAGACAAAGAATTCTGATCCTATTGGCGGTTTACTCCGGCGCTCAAATTGTAGTCGCCGACGAACCCACGGCCGCTCTCGACTCGATCAGCGAGGTAGAAGTCCTCAAACTTCTTCTAAAATTTAGAAAGGAAAAGGGACTTTCCCTCATTTTTATCACGCACGAAATCTCCATCGTCCGCGCCATAGCCGATACTATAAGTATCCTCTATCAGGGAGAATGGGCCGAGGTTCTGACAAGACCGCAAAGCGGAGAATGGAAACTCCGTTCCGCTTACGGAAAAAAACTGTTTGAACAGGGAAGCTGA